In Spirochaetota bacterium, a genomic segment contains:
- a CDS encoding tetratricopeptide repeat protein — protein MKKIISLITLVTALALLQQPLAAGYYEQGRKLYIRKQYEKSKEMFQKAAEAGESGNAYYFLGEIEKTQGNYLEAEKYYKIAITKPGISRQYLINSYWNALLMAEQRNDYESVVSTCRSMWIRTGDAAARQKIESLINKFLWTDNTEAVDKYNEGAALKKGGKTEEALGRFKEALGIDGAFLAPKFELGMAAYKSGDLDGAAGYLGDIAAKIPFYAEVQNVLADIQFGRRNYRNAIEHYDKVLEYGFLDGASDNRLRIRRGTCYYKIGDYPNAEKDLERAIRGNPKSTDAMILLSVIRIKMEKYGDAMKLLQKANAASPDNPEVQYQIGSIYYRENDSRYIAAYDRLFSLAGGKKKYPSRYKKVFILLAKHYQESGSYGRTLAILKTLDDRSQTFETHLLAAKAYYGLKEYDNAIDRFEKLSLNGDDKLMLCRAYVHTDRRQKAKSLLAELSVSGDYLSRAKRDPVLSGLARELESESAPKRQEPEKKEPEIKKEPAPKEKQPVRKSASDDEDEDEDDDR, from the coding sequence ATGAAAAAAATCATATCTTTAATCACCCTGGTCACGGCGCTGGCACTGTTACAGCAGCCGCTGGCCGCCGGTTACTACGAGCAGGGCCGGAAATTATACATCCGCAAGCAATACGAAAAGTCCAAGGAGATGTTCCAGAAAGCGGCCGAGGCGGGCGAATCGGGCAACGCCTATTATTTTCTCGGTGAGATAGAGAAAACGCAGGGTAACTACCTTGAAGCGGAAAAATATTACAAGATAGCGATAACCAAGCCGGGCATTTCGCGACAGTACCTTATCAATTCCTACTGGAACGCCCTTCTCATGGCGGAACAGCGGAACGATTACGAGAGCGTGGTATCCACATGCCGCTCCATGTGGATCAGGACCGGCGACGCGGCCGCCCGGCAGAAAATAGAGTCCCTCATCAACAAGTTCCTCTGGACCGACAACACCGAGGCGGTCGATAAATACAACGAAGGAGCGGCCCTCAAGAAGGGAGGCAAGACCGAAGAGGCCCTGGGCCGGTTCAAGGAAGCCCTCGGCATCGACGGCGCCTTCCTGGCCCCCAAGTTCGAGCTTGGCATGGCCGCCTATAAGAGCGGCGACCTCGACGGCGCCGCGGGATACCTGGGGGACATCGCCGCGAAGATCCCCTTTTACGCCGAAGTCCAGAACGTCCTGGCCGATATACAGTTCGGCAGGCGCAACTACCGGAACGCCATCGAACACTACGACAAGGTACTGGAGTACGGCTTCCTGGACGGCGCCTCCGATAACCGCCTGCGTATCCGGCGCGGCACCTGCTATTACAAGATCGGCGACTATCCCAACGCCGAGAAAGACCTCGAGCGGGCCATACGCGGCAACCCCAAATCGACCGACGCCATGATCCTCCTCTCGGTGATCAGGATCAAGATGGAAAAATACGGCGACGCCATGAAGCTTCTGCAGAAGGCGAACGCGGCCAGCCCTGACAACCCGGAGGTACAGTACCAGATCGGCAGCATCTACTACAGGGAAAACGATTCCCGCTACATCGCCGCCTATGACAGGCTCTTCTCCCTGGCGGGGGGAAAGAAAAAATATCCCTCGCGGTACAAGAAAGTCTTCATACTGCTGGCAAAGCACTACCAGGAGAGCGGCAGCTACGGCCGCACCCTGGCGATACTCAAGACCCTTGACGACAGATCCCAGACCTTTGAAACGCACCTCCTCGCCGCGAAGGCATATTACGGCCTGAAGGAATACGACAACGCCATCGACCGGTTCGAGAAGCTCTCCCTGAATGGCGACGACAAGCTGATGCTCTGCAGGGCCTATGTTCATACCGACAGGAGGCAGAAGGCGAAGTCCCTGCTGGCGGAGCTCTCCGTGTCCGGCGACTACCTGTCCCGGGCGAAGCGGGACCCGGTGCTGTCGGGGCTCGCGCGGGAGCTGGAAAGCGAGAGCGCGCCGAAACGTCAGGAGCCGGAAAAAAAAGAGCCTGAAATAAAAAAGGAGCCGGCGCCGAAGGAAAAACAGCCGGTCCGGAAAAGCGCTTCCGATGACGAGGACGAAGACGAAGATGACGATAGATAG
- a CDS encoding MBL fold metallo-hydrolase: MRIKLWGVRGSLPTPLKGEIIEDKIRKALTLAKPGDISSEEAIEAFIRSLPFSVRNTYGGNTTTIEVMTSGGDLIILDCGSGLKPLGMDLMKGDFGKGRGIANVFLSHTHWDHIQGIPFFVPFYIRGNRFNFYSALPDLKKRLDYQQVFTHFPVTFDYLQATKEFFTIEPEEELYINDTLVINKVMPHPGGSYGYRVEDNGTILVYTSDCEFNINEIDHIEQYRSFFSDADLVIFDTQYTFDEAINKLEFGHSSAAIAIDIAGMFNVKRLVLFHHEPNYDDDKLENVLVNARTYQTMNPKQAADLYIDIAYEGMEFEL, translated from the coding sequence ATGCGAATAAAGCTGTGGGGAGTGAGGGGATCGCTTCCGACCCCGCTGAAGGGGGAAATCATCGAGGACAAGATCAGGAAGGCCCTGACCCTCGCAAAGCCCGGCGATATATCGTCGGAAGAGGCGATAGAGGCGTTCATCAGGTCGCTTCCCTTTTCCGTCCGCAATACCTACGGCGGCAATACGACGACCATTGAGGTCATGACCTCCGGCGGGGACCTCATCATCCTGGATTGCGGGAGCGGTCTCAAACCTCTGGGCATGGACCTTATGAAGGGGGACTTCGGTAAGGGGAGGGGAATAGCCAACGTATTCCTGTCACACACCCACTGGGACCATATCCAGGGGATCCCTTTTTTCGTGCCCTTTTACATCAGGGGGAACAGGTTCAATTTCTATTCCGCCCTGCCTGACCTGAAAAAGCGCCTTGATTACCAGCAGGTGTTCACCCATTTCCCGGTCACCTTCGATTATCTCCAGGCGACCAAGGAGTTTTTCACCATAGAGCCGGAGGAGGAGCTCTACATCAACGATACCCTGGTGATCAACAAGGTCATGCCCCACCCGGGCGGCTCCTACGGATACCGGGTCGAGGACAACGGCACCATCCTGGTCTACACCAGCGACTGCGAATTCAACATCAACGAGATCGATCATATCGAGCAATACCGGAGCTTTTTTTCCGACGCGGACCTGGTGATATTCGACACCCAGTACACCTTTGACGAGGCCATCAACAAGCTGGAGTTCGGACATTCCTCGGCCGCGATCGCCATTGACATCGCCGGCATGTTCAACGTCAAGCGCCTTGTCCTGTTCCACCATGAGCCGAATTACGACGACGACAAGCTGGAGAACGTACTCGTCAACGCGCGCACCTACCAGACCATGAATCCGAAGCAGGCGGCGGATCTGTACATTGATATAGCATACGAAGGCATGGAATTCGAGCTCTGA
- the murJ gene encoding murein biosynthesis integral membrane protein MurJ has product MSALFRSTGVVAASTMASRILGLVRDMLMAALFSATGATDAFYVAFRIPNLVRRLVGEGVFTVSFIPVYTEYLAVRGDGEALDLARKTLSAVMVSLAVLTALAIVFAPEAVSLLAMGFNDQAQVGKTVVMFRIMAPFLLMAGFLAFSMGVLNSHKYFFAPAFAQVLLNVGIISGILLFSGFFTEPLFGVCIGVLAGGLLQVALQVPYLARAGFRMKLSLRMGHPGLKRIFRLGLQGIPGMGSQQINILVATLMASFLAPGCITYIYFSDRLHELVLGITVVSIGSVVFPEMSELSARKDHAKLAELYSMAVRSALFLAIPATAALVAVGFPVISVLLMHSRFTAHEAAMTYRALLYASAGIVGIAVCRITIPVFYALHDPRPPLYAALASFAVNGLCGFFLMRTPLEHAGLTLSVSVAATVQMALLTAMMRRKDLPVRAGVIVISALKHCAAAAVMAALVWFIAGAVDWVNDPFGKRLCFLVLIVSLGGASYFAVSLLLRAPEARLLFERIMVKIRGK; this is encoded by the coding sequence ATGAGCGCACTTTTCAGATCAACCGGAGTTGTGGCCGCCTCGACCATGGCGAGCAGGATCCTCGGCCTTGTCCGCGACATGCTCATGGCCGCCCTGTTCAGCGCCACCGGCGCCACAGACGCCTTCTACGTGGCCTTCCGCATTCCCAATCTGGTCCGCAGGCTGGTAGGCGAAGGGGTCTTCACGGTTTCCTTCATTCCGGTGTACACGGAGTATCTCGCGGTCAGGGGAGACGGCGAGGCGTTGGACCTGGCCCGGAAGACCCTTTCTGCGGTCATGGTCTCTCTCGCGGTCCTGACGGCCCTGGCCATTGTCTTTGCCCCCGAAGCGGTGAGCCTCCTGGCCATGGGCTTCAACGACCAGGCGCAGGTGGGAAAGACCGTGGTCATGTTCCGCATCATGGCGCCCTTCCTCCTCATGGCGGGATTTCTCGCCTTTTCCATGGGGGTCCTCAACTCCCACAAGTATTTCTTCGCGCCCGCCTTCGCGCAGGTGCTTCTCAACGTGGGCATTATCTCCGGGATCCTGCTCTTCAGCGGCTTTTTCACGGAGCCCCTCTTCGGCGTGTGTATCGGCGTCCTGGCGGGGGGCCTGCTCCAGGTTGCTCTCCAGGTCCCTTACCTCGCCAGGGCCGGATTCAGGATGAAGCTTTCATTGAGAATGGGTCATCCGGGCCTGAAAAGGATCTTTCGTCTCGGCCTCCAGGGAATCCCCGGCATGGGAAGCCAGCAGATCAACATACTCGTCGCGACACTGATGGCGTCGTTCCTCGCGCCGGGCTGCATCACCTATATTTATTTTTCAGATCGCCTCCACGAGCTTGTTCTGGGCATAACCGTTGTTTCCATCGGGAGCGTTGTCTTTCCGGAGATGTCGGAGCTTTCGGCACGGAAGGATCATGCGAAACTGGCCGAGCTCTATTCCATGGCGGTCAGGTCGGCCCTTTTCCTGGCGATACCGGCCACGGCGGCGCTGGTGGCGGTCGGGTTCCCCGTCATATCGGTCCTGCTGATGCACAGCCGGTTCACGGCCCACGAGGCGGCCATGACCTACCGGGCACTTCTCTATGCCAGCGCGGGGATCGTCGGCATCGCCGTGTGCAGAATCACCATTCCCGTCTTTTACGCCCTCCATGATCCGCGACCGCCCCTCTATGCCGCCCTTGCGTCCTTCGCCGTGAACGGCCTGTGCGGATTTTTCCTCATGCGGACGCCCCTGGAACATGCCGGCCTTACGCTGTCGGTTTCCGTCGCGGCCACGGTGCAGATGGCCCTGCTCACGGCGATGATGAGGAGGAAGGACCTGCCGGTGCGCGCCGGCGTGATTGTCATTTCCGCCCTGAAGCACTGCGCCGCCGCCGCGGTCATGGCCGCGCTGGTTTGGTTCATCGCCGGGGCGGTGGACTGGGTCAATGATCCTTTCGGAAAAAGACTCTGCTTTCTTGTCCTGATCGTGTCCCTGGGCGGCGCTTCATATTTTGCCGTCTCTCTTTTGCTCCGTGCGCCGGAGGCGCGGCTCCTCTTTGAGAGAATAATGGTGAAAATAAGAGGAAAATGA
- a CDS encoding PrsW family intramembrane metalloprotease: MDFKSIPYYFIALSAVPVFYLIYFRHFFRYYRLKGEVPVYGKHLESFLCGVILALTIILFAPYIDRFINNNSVFVDAFVKAALIEKTGTIALYMLVIRYYPRFSILEGIVSGIAIGAGFSLVENLVYALNFGPAVIIVRLVFSAPLHLTTCGIVGYYCSSMRLSSSHYIKAMKLVLAFVVPIALHGVFDAMLILDGTLLYFAAPLVVALIMMLEILISRSKLIPSRISLEEEHLRLEDWVLKYRQPRFERWILNSTGTQSNVKVPLLRAHTSRMPWIISIFFLAASATALPFSDEVCALLGLPLNH, encoded by the coding sequence ATGGACTTCAAATCGATCCCATATTATTTTATCGCGTTATCCGCGGTTCCGGTATTCTACCTGATATACTTCCGCCATTTCTTCCGGTATTACCGCCTGAAGGGCGAGGTCCCGGTGTACGGCAAGCACCTGGAGTCGTTTCTGTGCGGCGTCATCCTTGCCCTTACCATCATCCTGTTTGCCCCGTACATCGACCGGTTCATCAATAACAACTCGGTCTTCGTCGACGCCTTTGTGAAAGCCGCGCTCATCGAAAAAACGGGCACCATTGCCCTGTACATGCTGGTCATTCGCTATTACCCTCGATTTTCCATTCTCGAAGGCATCGTTTCCGGCATCGCCATCGGCGCGGGGTTTTCCCTGGTCGAGAACCTCGTATACGCCCTGAACTTCGGCCCGGCCGTGATAATCGTCCGGCTCGTGTTCTCCGCTCCCCTCCACCTGACCACCTGCGGGATAGTGGGATATTACTGCTCGTCCATGCGCCTCAGCTCAAGCCATTACATCAAGGCCATGAAGCTGGTCCTGGCCTTCGTGGTCCCCATAGCGCTGCACGGCGTATTCGACGCCATGCTCATCCTGGACGGGACCCTCCTCTACTTCGCGGCGCCGCTGGTCGTCGCCCTCATAATGATGCTGGAGATCCTCATTTCCCGATCCAAGCTCATCCCATCGCGCATATCCCTCGAGGAAGAGCATCTCCGGCTCGAAGACTGGGTCCTTAAATACCGCCAGCCGCGCTTCGAGCGGTGGATCCTCAACTCCACCGGTACGCAGTCGAACGTGAAGGTTCCCCTCCTGCGGGCGCATACCAGCCGCATGCCCTGGATCATCTCCATTTTTTTCCTGGCGGCTTCCGCAACGGCCCTGCCGTTCAGCGATGAAGTATGCGCCCTGCTGGGCCTTCCCCTGAACCACTAG
- a CDS encoding ABC transporter ATP-binding protein yields the protein MIDISNLNLSINGSAILKDISLTMNDGEIVGLIGRSGAGKTVFLKSVAGRIGSYTGTVAITGEDRAGAKGTVAMVSYYGAAVPQNPEESLYNFLLLARVPFKKPFRPFSEYDRQITDEYLSVLGLAPYRDARISALPDGIFRMAMLAHTFTRESHAVIFDNPTNDLDIVSIRLLRNALARYVMDGNRVAVISSNDLNFIAQTADRIVVMDGGRVAEIGGAEIMSQDVIRRHFGIDVLISRNVYNGKPEIHLFPDA from the coding sequence ATGATCGATATCAGCAATCTTAATCTATCGATTAACGGCTCGGCGATCCTGAAGGACATCAGCCTCACGATGAACGACGGCGAGATCGTGGGATTGATCGGGAGGTCCGGCGCGGGCAAAACGGTCTTCCTGAAGAGCGTGGCCGGCCGGATCGGCTCCTACACCGGGACGGTGGCCATAACCGGCGAAGACCGCGCCGGCGCAAAGGGCACGGTGGCCATGGTTTCCTATTACGGCGCCGCGGTGCCGCAGAACCCGGAGGAGAGCCTGTACAACTTCCTGCTCCTGGCCCGGGTCCCCTTCAAGAAGCCCTTCAGGCCCTTTTCCGAATATGACCGCCAGATCACAGACGAGTACCTGTCGGTCCTGGGACTGGCCCCCTACAGGGACGCGCGCATCAGCGCCCTCCCGGACGGCATATTCAGGATGGCGATGCTCGCCCACACCTTCACCAGGGAATCCCACGCGGTCATCTTCGACAACCCGACCAACGACCTGGACATCGTCTCGATCAGGCTGCTCCGTAACGCCCTGGCCCGGTACGTCATGGACGGCAACCGCGTGGCGGTCATCAGCTCCAACGACCTCAATTTCATCGCCCAGACGGCGGACCGCATCGTCGTCATGGACGGCGGCCGCGTTGCCGAGATCGGCGGCGCGGAGATCATGAGCCAGGACGTCATCAGGCGCCATTTCGGCATCGACGTGCTCATATCGCGGAACGTCTACAACGGGAAGCCCGAGATACACCTCTTTCCCGACGCGTAG
- a CDS encoding HEAT repeat domain-containing protein: MIKRTIFIISFIILASSPGAMAGEQEDRLYNSLMKETASDEKRKLAEQLGRLGTADAKAKLIRLLNDSSSWNRRIAVKGLFLLPGGAGPELFERMQSDNMIDDDIAEGFSAHIGAYQGFLAEKYRSLSNQKERELIISIIASGKKPQGEAFLKGIIEDEGSGDRECAFRNLAVHFPSGNYRYIKSRRDIPAFRVHALTYCAERGTPEDLAIFRDVIDKKEEAKCRLVAYKAVNRWGDDALKHRVFLDSLGEQDENLAQGGIYVFTGVGSDAIRKALCRLAKKGKYQVTRMAAARRLKEYTAPDIIPALVVILRENYVPRERGGADIFATIITFGITSVFDDISQKRQRSSFESGKKEIAGHLRKITGADNGDSYSRWYEWAILNGHTILGDNIIRHLFSGYRSRREKAVEPAIRLLGYPSGRDFFSKNGTFSSDIELSLALARMLIAKGFLKDED, encoded by the coding sequence ATGATAAAACGTACTATTTTCATTATATCCTTCATCATCCTTGCCTCATCCCCCGGAGCCATGGCCGGCGAGCAGGAGGACCGGCTCTACAATTCGCTGATGAAGGAAACAGCCAGCGACGAGAAAAGGAAGCTCGCGGAGCAACTGGGGCGTCTCGGCACGGCCGACGCGAAGGCGAAGCTGATCAGGCTCCTCAACGACTCGTCGTCGTGGAACAGGAGGATCGCGGTCAAAGGCCTGTTCCTCCTGCCCGGCGGCGCCGGACCGGAGCTCTTCGAGCGCATGCAATCAGACAACATGATCGATGACGATATCGCCGAGGGTTTCTCCGCCCACATCGGCGCCTATCAGGGATTCCTGGCGGAAAAATACCGCTCCCTGTCAAACCAGAAAGAGAGGGAACTGATCATCTCCATCATCGCCTCCGGGAAAAAGCCCCAGGGTGAAGCCTTCCTGAAAGGCATTATCGAGGATGAGGGTTCAGGGGACCGTGAATGCGCCTTCAGGAACCTGGCAGTCCATTTTCCCTCAGGCAATTACCGGTATATCAAAAGCCGCCGGGATATCCCCGCCTTCAGGGTCCATGCCCTGACCTATTGCGCCGAGCGGGGAACGCCCGAAGACCTGGCGATATTCAGGGACGTGATCGATAAGAAGGAAGAGGCAAAATGCCGCCTCGTGGCATACAAGGCGGTAAACCGCTGGGGCGACGACGCACTGAAGCACAGGGTCTTCCTGGACTCCCTCGGGGAGCAGGACGAGAACCTGGCCCAGGGCGGCATCTACGTGTTCACCGGCGTGGGGTCCGACGCCATCAGGAAGGCGCTGTGCCGCCTCGCGAAAAAAGGGAAGTACCAGGTGACCCGCATGGCCGCGGCGCGGAGATTGAAGGAGTATACGGCGCCGGACATCATCCCCGCCCTGGTCGTCATCCTCAGGGAAAACTACGTCCCGCGCGAGCGCGGCGGAGCCGACATCTTCGCCACCATCATCACCTTCGGCATCACCTCCGTCTTCGATGACATCTCCCAGAAACGCCAGCGCTCGTCCTTCGAAAGCGGCAAAAAGGAGATCGCCGGCCACTTGAGGAAAATCACAGGCGCGGACAACGGCGATTCCTACAGCCGGTGGTACGAATGGGCCATCCTGAACGGCCACACGATCCTGGGTGACAATATCATCAGGCATCTCTTCTCCGGTTACCGCTCCCGGAGGGAAAAAGCCGTCGAGCCAGCCATCAGGCTCCTCGGGTACCCGTCAGGAAGGGATTTCTTCAGTAAAAACGGCACCTTCTCCAGCGACATCGAGCTGTCGCTGGCCCTGGCAAGGATGCTCATCGCGAAGGGATTTTTAAAAGACGAGGATTGA
- a CDS encoding HAD hydrolase-like protein, with protein MINLSPEPFSIPARPLSGRATPSAGGRVIKAVLFDIDGTLLKCFGAGKKSLIEACMEVFGTIGTMHAVDFQGKTDPLILLESLAIMGFKEEDIHRNIEELKSRYFHHLRTNMYDDSSVLLPGVEDLLERLRDHDGVLLGLLTGNFRESARIKLDRFDLNRFFTFGVFGDDASYRNDMPPIARDMIRDSFNIDIPFRDIAIIGDTVHDIACAKSSGAVSISVGTGWADPGALLDLEPDYFFDDLSDVDEVMKAILG; from the coding sequence TTGATTAATTTGAGCCCCGAACCATTCAGTATCCCCGCGCGCCCATTAAGCGGCCGCGCCACACCATCCGCGGGAGGACGCGTCATCAAGGCGGTCTTATTCGACATCGACGGGACCCTGCTGAAATGCTTCGGGGCCGGCAAGAAATCCCTCATCGAGGCCTGCATGGAGGTCTTCGGCACCATCGGGACGATGCACGCCGTTGATTTCCAGGGAAAGACGGACCCCCTGATCCTCCTGGAATCCCTGGCCATCATGGGGTTCAAGGAAGAGGACATTCACCGCAACATCGAGGAGCTCAAGAGCCGGTATTTCCATCACCTGAGGACGAACATGTATGACGACTCGTCGGTGCTGCTGCCGGGCGTGGAGGACCTCCTGGAGCGTCTCCGGGACCATGACGGCGTCCTGCTGGGTCTCCTGACCGGCAACTTCAGGGAGAGCGCCCGCATCAAGCTCGATCGCTTCGACCTTAACAGGTTCTTCACCTTCGGCGTTTTCGGCGATGACGCATCCTATCGCAACGACATGCCCCCCATCGCCCGTGATATGATCCGTGACAGCTTCAATATCGACATCCCCTTCAGGGATATCGCCATCATCGGGGACACGGTGCACGATATCGCCTGCGCCAAATCCTCCGGCGCCGTATCCATCTCGGTAGGCACCGGATGGGCCGATCCCGGGGCGCTCCTCGACCTCGAACCGGACTACTTTTTCGACGACCTGAGCGATGTCGATGAAGTCATGAAGGCGATCCTCGGCTGA
- a CDS encoding HAD-IB family phosphatase, translated as MKSPESFNRAVFCDFDGTITSKESFIGMFNIFTPDLFRSIAPEMVAGRMTLREGVRKLIESIPSDRYDDILEYTLTVDIRPGFTELLDYLESMGVPFIVISGGFRVMVETRLGPLLPRVHAVHAVDIDTVGPFIRVLRTVEGDTELMAKATVMAGYSCGEAVAIGDGSTDNNMALSASIVYARDGLMKFLQAKGRPFVQWNDFNDIRLDLMKRWGEKA; from the coding sequence ATGAAGTCACCGGAATCATTCAACAGGGCCGTATTCTGCGATTTCGACGGCACCATCACGTCGAAGGAATCCTTTATCGGCATGTTCAATATCTTCACGCCGGACCTCTTCCGGAGCATCGCCCCTGAAATGGTCGCCGGCCGCATGACCCTGAGGGAGGGAGTGCGGAAGCTGATAGAGTCGATCCCTTCGGACAGATACGACGACATCCTGGAATACACCCTTACCGTCGATATTCGTCCCGGCTTCACGGAGCTGCTGGATTATCTCGAATCGATGGGGGTTCCCTTTATCGTCATATCCGGCGGGTTCCGGGTGATGGTCGAGACGAGGCTGGGTCCCCTGCTGCCGCGGGTCCACGCGGTCCACGCCGTCGATATCGATACCGTCGGCCCCTTTATCCGGGTCCTCCGGACGGTCGAGGGCGACACCGAGCTCATGGCCAAGGCGACGGTCATGGCCGGGTATTCCTGCGGCGAGGCGGTCGCCATCGGCGACGGCTCCACTGACAACAACATGGCCCTCAGCGCGTCCATCGTGTACGCCCGCGACGGCCTCATGAAGTTCCTCCAGGCCAAGGGCAGGCCCTTTGTCCAGTGGAACGATTTTAACGATATACGCCTTGACCTGATGAAGAGGTGGGGGGAAAAAGCTTAA
- a CDS encoding adenosine kinase, with protein sequence MNIKNTKAEYDVMGLGSALLDFTVMVDDGDLARLGLKKGEMLLIDADRSREILAGLAGKPMDITPGGSSANTLAGISVLGGKGIFLGSVGKDSHGDRYIEDTELIGVKAELGRHESMTGHAITFITPDSERTFATHLGAALLLSKDDVRESHVRNSKIIHIEGYLFEPPGLREASMAALEMAKKNDVLVSIDLSDPGLIGRIRPVFDQVIRDYADIIFVNEDEARSFTGKERIDALEELSRHCDFAVVKIGSEGSLIKTGGVVYLIPAKKTDVVNTNGAGDMYAAGVLYGLARGYTPERCGRIGSFVSSKVVSQVGARFPGKISVEAIA encoded by the coding sequence ATGAATATAAAGAACACAAAGGCAGAATATGACGTAATGGGCCTGGGCTCGGCCCTGCTCGATTTCACCGTGATGGTGGACGACGGGGATCTCGCGAGGCTGGGCCTGAAAAAGGGCGAAATGCTCCTCATAGACGCTGACCGGAGCAGGGAGATCCTCGCGGGCCTCGCGGGGAAGCCCATGGATATTACCCCCGGCGGGAGCTCCGCCAACACCCTTGCGGGCATTTCCGTGCTGGGCGGGAAGGGGATCTTCCTCGGCAGCGTGGGAAAGGATTCCCATGGCGACAGGTATATTGAAGACACGGAGCTGATAGGGGTGAAAGCGGAGCTCGGCAGGCATGAAAGCATGACCGGCCACGCCATAACCTTCATCACTCCCGATTCGGAGAGGACCTTCGCGACCCACCTCGGGGCGGCCCTTTTATTGAGTAAAGACGATGTCCGTGAAAGTCATGTCAGGAACAGCAAGATCATCCACATCGAGGGCTATCTCTTTGAGCCGCCGGGACTGCGGGAAGCGTCCATGGCGGCTCTTGAGATGGCGAAGAAGAACGATGTCCTGGTCTCGATCGACCTGTCCGATCCAGGCCTCATCGGCAGGATACGGCCTGTATTCGACCAGGTGATCCGGGACTATGCCGATATCATCTTCGTCAACGAGGATGAGGCCAGGTCCTTCACCGGCAAAGAGCGCATCGATGCCCTGGAAGAGCTCTCTCGTCACTGCGATTTTGCGGTGGTAAAAATCGGTTCGGAGGGAAGCCTCATCAAGACCGGCGGCGTGGTGTACCTCATACCGGCCAAAAAGACGGATGTGGTCAATACCAATGGCGCCGGCGACATGTACGCGGCCGGTGTGCTCTACGGCCTCGCGCGGGGCTACACCCCGGAGCGGTGCGGCAGGATCGGCAGCTTTGTTTCGTCAAAGGTCGTTTCCCAGGTGGGAGCCCGGTTCCCCGGAAAAATTTCCGTTGAGGCCATTGCGTGA
- a CDS encoding Crp/Fnr family transcriptional regulator encodes MTTAYPASIGLSLILVGILNPDFFRYSIVRLPIIFDAVLHQKNFEDILPTFDITGINSFLRTFEPMEGDEVELHFEMREFRSPAVRARPVWSNHGKGTGDEPVGTIIAFNRPGPSFYFFLVRYYIYRFWKGVVFNLKLPGFEAIRRLFMNPSTVMQNEIVYHPGSAIFRQGDSIKSFFYIKKGKVNIVKELESGERIVLETMEAGRILNEMAILGETRRNVTAECETRCVLAEAQSDNLEALITHDPDFALALIRTLLRRVDRTQEQLTSTIEYLQKLLALRGKHITYSALILSLLLGSKPEEGVVTLRLPSGGDTMLSAIPQAELLRYIRDSLSLDEAQHSEDALAGLIEKTLNGLKLDIR; translated from the coding sequence GTGACAACGGCATACCCGGCCTCCATCGGGCTGTCTCTCATACTGGTCGGCATCCTGAACCCGGACTTTTTCCGGTACAGCATCGTACGCCTCCCCATCATCTTCGACGCCGTGCTTCACCAGAAAAATTTCGAGGACATCCTGCCGACCTTCGATATCACCGGCATCAATTCCTTCCTCCGCACCTTCGAGCCGATGGAAGGGGACGAGGTGGAGCTGCATTTCGAGATGAGAGAATTCAGGTCCCCCGCGGTCAGGGCCCGTCCCGTGTGGAGCAACCACGGGAAGGGGACCGGCGACGAACCGGTCGGCACGATTATCGCCTTCAACAGGCCGGGCCCGTCCTTCTATTTTTTCCTCGTCCGCTATTACATTTACCGTTTCTGGAAAGGCGTCGTGTTCAACCTCAAGCTTCCGGGATTCGAGGCCATCCGCAGGCTCTTCATGAACCCGTCGACGGTGATGCAGAACGAGATCGTGTATCACCCCGGTTCGGCCATATTCAGACAGGGCGATTCGATAAAGAGCTTTTTCTACATAAAAAAAGGGAAGGTCAACATCGTCAAGGAGCTGGAATCGGGGGAGCGCATCGTGCTGGAAACCATGGAGGCCGGCCGCATTCTGAACGAAATGGCGATACTGGGAGAAACTCGAAGGAACGTCACCGCCGAATGCGAGACCCGCTGCGTCCTGGCCGAAGCCCAATCCGACAATCTCGAGGCCCTGATCACCCATGATCCGGATTTCGCCCTCGCCCTGATACGGACTCTCCTGAGGCGCGTCGACAGGACGCAGGAACAGCTGACCAGCACCATAGAATATCTTCAGAAATTGCTCGCGCTCAGAGGAAAGCATATAACCTACAGCGCCTTGATACTTTCCCTCCTCCTGGGAAGCAAGCCGGAAGAGGGAGTCGTCACCCTTCGGCTTCCATCGGGCGGTGACACCATGCTCTCCGCCATACCGCAGGCGGAGCTTCTCCGCTACATCCGCGATTCACTCTCGCTTGACGAAGCGCAGCATTCGGAAGACGCTTTAGCCGGGCTCATTGAAAAGACCCTTAACGGACTGAAACTGGACATCCGATAG